A window of the Lactuca sativa cultivar Salinas chromosome 7, Lsat_Salinas_v11, whole genome shotgun sequence genome harbors these coding sequences:
- the LOC111911987 gene encoding 2S seed storage protein, with protein sequence MAKLIALALAFTALVAFASAHSTIITTTIEEESTFSKQQCSRQLQGQRLNQCQRYLAQGQSLYEEDDRSQKQGGLQLCCQELQFVDEQCQCEAVKEAFREAQKMQQQQQGQQGGSFGSKQIRQMMQKAQNLPNQCKLQTRQCQVGKISITTFTTITEDTTYSRRGSQQQCEHIRSRQFNQCQNFIQRQMGSYATLLMSVSRQGQQPQGLEQCCNELQNVEEECQCEAMQEVYRQAQRQQQQGSQQRSRRGGQPQTQDLQQIVQSLPNQCKLEVQQCRIPSTMF encoded by the coding sequence ATGGCAAAGCTCATAGCACTAGCACTTGCTTTCACAGCCCTTGTAGCCTTTGCTTCCGCCCACagcaccatcatcaccaccaccatcgagGAGGAAAGCACATTCTCGAAGCAGCAGTGCAGCCGACAGCTCCAGGGTCAAAGATTGAATCAGTGCCAGAGGTATCTCGCGCAGGGccagagtttgtatgaagaagacgACCGGAGTCAGAAACAGGGCGGCCTCCAGTTGTGCTGCCAAGAGCTCCAATTCGTCGACGAGCAGTGCCAGTGTGAGGCTGTGAAGGAAGCATTCCGGGAAGCCCAGAagatgcaacaacaacaacagggaCAACAAGGCGGAAGCTTCGGTTCCAAGCAGATCAGACAAATGATGCAGAAGGCTCAGAACCTTCCTAACCAATGCAAACTCCAAACTAGACAATGCCAAGTCGGAAAAATCTCAATCACCACCTTCACCACTATCACCGAGGACACCACCTACAGCCGCCGTGGCTCGCAACAGCAGTGTGAGCACATCCGAAGCCGACAATTCAACCAGTGCCAAAACTTCATCCAACGACAAATGGGTTCCTATGCAACCCTTCTGATGAGCGTCAGCAGGCAAGGTCAACAGCCACAAGGTCTCGAACAATGCTGCAATGAGCTTCAGAACGTGGAGGAAGAATGCCAGTGCGAGGCCATGCAGGAGGTGTACAGGCAAGCCCAGAGGCAGCAGCAACAAGGGAGCCAACAACGTAGCCGACGTGGTGGACAGCCTCAGACCCAAGACTTGCAGCAGATTGTTCAAAGTCTGCCCAACCAATGCAAACTAGAAGTGCAGCAATGCCGAATCCCATCTACCATGTTCTAA